The proteins below are encoded in one region of Rhododendron vialii isolate Sample 1 chromosome 7a, ASM3025357v1:
- the LOC131334111 gene encoding protein SABRE isoform X2, with amino-acid sequence MAISPVKFLFGFLLASIILWLVFIFASRLVAWILSRLMGASVGFRVGGWKCLRDVVVKFKKGTIESVSVGEIRVSLRQSLVKLGVGFMSRDPKLQVVISDLEVVMRPSNKNAKKSRSRRSRTSGRGKWMVVANVARFLSVSVSELVVKTPKAILEVKELRVDISKDGGSKPALFVKLHLLPIVVHLGDPRISCDLSTNFDNGGCTSASQASFALMEGTSAPFCCEEFSLSSEFGHDREAGIVVKNVDITSGEVTLNLNEELLIRKKSSSDSSVVDSSFESSTSKKPEEKRAALSSMIPEKVSFNLPKLDVKFVHRVHGLVVENNIMGIQVKSTKSRSVEDVGESTRLDIQMDFSEIHLFRDACISVVEILKLDVVSSTYIPLQPTSPIRSEIDFKLGGTQCNVIMSRLKPWIELQSLEKKSMVLQDGNPNPERLRSTKSEIFMWACTVSAPEMTIVLYDLRGSSLYHGCSQSSHVFANNISSMGTSVHMEFGELNLHMAEEYQECLRDSLFGVETNTGSLMHVGKICLDWGKKDMESIEGDGPNSKLVLSIDVTGMGSFLTLKRVGSVISTALSFKNLLKSLSATSKKPHQNRGGLASKPSGKGIQLIKFNLERCSVNFRGDVGLENTIVADPKRVNYGSQGGRFIVSVSADGTPRCASIMSTSPNEFNKLKYSVSLDIFHFSLCMNKAKHSTQLELERARSTYQEYVKDGMPGMKVALFDMQNAKFVRTGGLKDVDICSLFSATDITARWEPDVHIALFELVLHVKLLMHNQKLQDLNSNHAKDKSCVRGNDQKKDNSVESLQNEKQNKKRKSLLAIDIEMLSLSASVGDGVDATIQVQSIFSEDASIGVLLEGLMLSFNEARVFKSSRIQISRIPNVSSGSSDGKLEGTTTWDWVIQGLDVHICLPYRLQLRAIDDSIEDMLRALKLVTSAKANLIFPTKKEGAKPKKPSATKFGCVKLCMRKLTADIEEEPIQGWLDEHHQLMKNEAWELAVRLKFLDDLISKGSQCPGTAETKDSIHDSKILYDGEEINVQDASAIKKMKEEIYKQSFQSYYKACQHLVQSEGSGAFRNGFQAGFKPSSSRTSLFSISATDLDVSLTKVLGGDAGMIEVIQKLDPVSREYNIPFSRLYGSNLLLRTGTLVVRIRNYTYPLFSATSGRCEGRIVLAQQATCFQPQIQHNVFVGRWRKVCMLRSASGTTPPMKTYSDLPLYFQKAEICFGVGFEPSFADISYAFTVALRRANLSIRNPNATDIQPPKKERSLPWWDDMRNYIHGNVTLFMSETKWNILATTDPYEKSDKLQIVSGPMEIQQSDGRVYVSAKDFKILLSSLETLLNNCSLKLPTGRSGAFIEAPAFTLEVTMDWECDSGNPMNHYLFALPNEGVLREKVFDPFRSTSLSLRWVLSLRPSPPPAEDHSQSSSMRGDVVLDGDAYGTIRKTENVSIESPTVVLGAHDLAWLLKFWSMNYVPPYKLRTFSRWPRFGIQRVARSGNLSFDKVLTEFMFRIDATPTCIRNMPLDDDDPAKGLTFKMTKLKYELCYSRGKQKYTFECKRDPLDLVYQGLDLHMPKAYLNKEDCMTVAKVIQMTRKRSKSASMDRTTSEKGGYVSGSKEKHRDGGFLLSSEYFTIRRQAPKADPARLLAWQEAGRRNLEMTYVRSEFENGSESDEHTRSDPSDDDGYNVVIADNCQRIFVYGLKLLWTIENRDAVWSWVGGISKAFEPQKPSPSRQYAQRKLHEDNQVVDGPEMAQEDMSKPSSVNQGASSPSKNAELSGSLLSPPHTAKLENSSSSSAGAKNGSNDDLEEEGTRHFMVNIIEPQFNLHSEDANGRFLLAAVSGRVLARSFHSVLHVGYEIIEQALGTGGVHVPENQPEMTWNRMEFSVMLEHVQAHVAPTDVDPGAGLQWLPKIRRSSPKVKRTGALLERVFMPCDMYFRYTRHKGGTTDLKMKPLKELTFNSRNITATMTSRQFQVMLDVLTNLLFARLPKPRKSCLSYPAEDDEDVEEEADEVVPDGVEEVELARIKLEHKEREQKLVLDDIRKLSTYVDSSGDVCLEKEGDLWMITGGRSALVYRLKKELGNAKKLRKAASASLRMALQKAAQLRLMEKEKNKTPSSAMRISMQMNKVVWSMLADGKSFAEAEINDMIYDFDRDYKDFGVARFTTKYFVVRNCLPNAKFDMILAPWNPPPEWGKYALVSAYLLHLLKSDASSRCKAGSSQGWKLSY; translated from the exons ATGGCAATATCTCCAGTCAAGTTCTTGTTTGGTTTCCTTCTCGCCTCCATCATTTTATGGCTGGTGTTCAT ATTTGCTTCCAGGTTGGTGGCTTGGATCCTAAGCCGCCTCATGGGAGCATCTGTAGGATTTCGGGTTGGCGGATGGAAATGTCTAAGGGATGTTGTGGTCAAGTTTAAAAAG GGAACTATTGAATCAGTGTCTGTTGGTGAAATCAGAGTCAGCTTACGGCAGTCCTTGGTTAAGCTTGGGGTTGGTTTTATGTCTAGGGACCCAAAATTGCAGGTGGTAATAAGTGATTTAGAAGTTGTAATGAGACCTTCAAATAAGAATGCAAAGAAAAGTAGATCTCGAAGGTCTCGCACTTCAGGGAGAGGAAAGTGGATGGTTGTGGCTAATGTGGCCAGATTTTTATCAGTTTCTGTATCAGAATTGGTTGTGAAG ACTCCAAAAGCTATTCTTGAAGTTAAGGAACTCCGAGTTGATATATCTAAAGATGGGGGATCGAAGCCGGCTTTATTTGTTAAGCTACACCTTTTGCCTATTGTGGTTCACTTGGGAGATCCGCGGATTAGTTGTGACCTCTCAACGAACTTCGACAATGGTGGATGCACTTCAGCTAGCCAGGCATCATTTGCCTTGATGGAAGGAACCTCTGCTCCTTTTTGCTGTGAagaattctctctttcttctgaATTTGGTCATGATAG GGAAGCAGGTATAGTTGTTAAGAATGTGGACATTACAAGTGGAGAAGTCACTTTGAACTTAAACGAGGAGCTCTTGATTAGAAAGAAGAGTTCATCCGACTCCTCTGTTGTAGACTCGAGCTTTGAATCTAGCACTTCAAAAAAGCCTGAGGAAAAACGAGCAGCACTTTCGTCTATGATCCCAGAGAAG GTATCCTTCAATTTGCCCAAGTTGGATGTGAAGTTTGTGCATAGGGTACATGGTCTTGTGGTCGAGAATAACATCATGGGTATTCAAGTGAAAAGCACCAAATCTCGGTCTGTTGAAGATGTAGGGGAGAGTACTCGCCTTGATATTCAAATGGATTTCAGTGAGATTCAT CTATTTAGAGATGCTTGTATTTCTGTCGTGGAGATACTGAAACTCGATGTTGTTTCTTCCACTTACATTCCTCTACAG CCTACCTCGCCTATCAGATCGGAAATTGATTTCAAGCTCGGGGGTACTCAGTGCAATGTTATAATGAGCAGACTGAAGCCATGGATTGAACTGCAGTCCCTAGAAAAGAAATCTATGGTGCTTCAAGATGGAAACCCTAATCCGGAAAGGCTTCGGTCAACCAAATCGGAAATTTTCATGTGGGCTTGTACTGTTTCAGCGCCAGAGATGACTATTGTGCTTTATGATCTCAGAGGTTCGTCTCTATATCAT GGTTGCTCTCAATCATCACATGTGTTTGCCAACAACATTTCAAGCATGGGCACTTCAGTACATATGGAATTTGGTGAGCTGAATTTACACATGGCTGAAGAATATCAAGAATGTTTAAGAGATAGTCTGTTTGGTGTAGAAACAAATACAGGGTCTTTAATGCATGTTGGAAAAATTTGCCTGGATTGGGGCAAAAAAGACATGGAATCAATTGAAGGAGATGGCCCCAATAGTAAGTTAGTGCTTTCCATTGATGTTACTGGTATGGGGTCCTTCTTGACCCTTAAGCGTGTTGGATCTGTAATATCAACGGCTTTgtccttcaaaaatttattgaaaagtttGTCTGCCACAAGTaaaaaaccacatcaaaaccgAGGCGGGCTCGCTTCCAAGCCATCAGGGAAGGGGATTCAACTTATAAAATTTAACCTTGAAAGGTGCTCTGTAAACTTCAGAGGTGATGTGGGTTTGGAGAACACAATTGTTGCTGACCCAAAACGAGTGAACTATGGATCTCAAGGTGGTCGATTTATAGTTAGTGTCTCAGCTGACGGCACACCACGTTGTGCAAGCATAATGTCCACAAGTCCCAATGagtttaataagttgaagtacTCTGTATCTCTCGACATCTTCCATTTTAGTCTGTGTATGAACAAGGCGAAACATTCCACCCAGCTGGAGCTTGAACGAGCGAGGTCTACCTATCAGGAATATGTGAAAGATGGTATGCCTGGAATGAAAGTGGCATTGTTTGATATGCAGAATGCAAAATTTGTTAGAACTGGTGGTCTTAAGGATGTGGACATTTGCTCTCTTTTTAGTGCTACTGATATTACAGCCAGGTGGGAGCCCGATGTGCATATAGCATTGTTCGAACTTGTGCTACATGTGAAGTTACTCATGCATAATCAGAAACTCCAAGACCTTAATTCGAATCATGCGAAAGACAAATCTTGTGTTAGAGGTAATGACCAGAAGAAAGACAACTCCGTGGAGTCCttacaaaatgaaaaacaaaacaagaaaagaaaatctctTCTTGCTATTGATATTGAAATGCTGAGCCTATCTGCCTCGGTCGGAGATGGGGTTGATGCCACGATTCAGgttcaatcaattttttcagAGGATGCCTCTATAGGAGTACTTCTTGAAGGGCTTATGCTCAGTTTCAATGAAGCAAGAGTATTTAAAAGCAGCCGGATTCAAATTTCTCGCATTCCTAATGTCTCTAGTGGTTCATCTGATGGAAAACTTGAGGGAACCACTACATGGGATTGGGTTATTCAAGGCCTGGATGTACATATTTGTTTGCCCTACAGGTTGCAGTTACGTGCCATTGATGATTCCATAGAGGATATGTTGAGAGCTTTGAAGCTTGTCACTTCTGCCAAAGCCAATCTGATATTTCCAACGAAGAAAGAAGGTGCAAAACCCAAAAAGCCTAGTGCAACAAAATTTGGATGTGTGAAGTTGTGCATGCGTAAATTAACTGCTGACATAGAGGAAGAACCAATACAGGGTTGGCTCGATGAACACCATCAGCTGATGAAAAATGAGGCTTGGGAATTAGCCGTCAGGTTGAAATTTCTTGATGACCTTATTTCCAAAGGCAGTCAATGTCCTGGAACTGCTGAAACAAAGGATTCTATCCATGATAGTAAGATTCTTTATGATGGCGAGGAAATTAATGTTCAAGATGCTTCAGCTattaagaaaatgaaagaggAGATTTATAAGCAATCATTCCAGTCATATTACAAGGCATGTCAGCATCTAGTGCAGTCGGAAGGATCAGGTGCTTTTAGGAATGGGTTTCAAGCTGGTTTCAAACCTAGTTCTTCTAGAACTTCCCTTTTTTCTATCTCTGCAACGGATTTAGATGTAAGCTTGACAAAAGTTTTAGGTGGTGATGCTGGGATGATAGAGGTTATACAGAAGCTTGACCCTGTCAGTCGTGAATATAACATACCATTTTCCCGACTGTATGGGAGCAATCTTCTTCTGCGCACTGGAACTCTTGTAGTTCGAATAAGAAACTACACATATCCACTTTTCTCTGCAACTTCTGGTAGATGTGAAGGTCGTATTGTGCTAGCTCAACAG GCGACATGCTTTCAGCCCCAAATTCAGCATAATGTCTTTGTTGGGAGATGGAGGAAGGTGTGCATGCTTCGTTCAGCCAGTGGCACTACTCCACCAATGAAAACATACTCGGATTTACCCTTGTATTTTCAGAAAGCAGAAATTTGCTTTGGAGTGGGTTTTGAGCCCTCTTTTGCTGATATTAGCTATGCTTTTACTGTAGCTCTTCGCAGGGCTAATCTAAGTATCAGGAACCCTAATGCTACTGATATTCAGccaccaaaaaaggaaagaagctTACCTTGGTGGGATGATATGAGAAACTACATTCATGGGAATGTCACCTTATTCATGTCTGAGACCAAATGGAATATACTTGCTACTACTGATCCTTACGAGAAAAGTGACAAACTTCAAATTGTTTCCGGTCCTATGGAAATCCAGCAATCAGATGGCCGTGTTTATGTTTCTGCCAAGGATTTTAAGATTTTGTTGAGCAGTTTGGAGACTTTACTGAACAACTGCAGCTTAAAACTTCCTACTGGCAGGTCTGGTGCTTTCATCGAGGCCCCAGCCTTTACTCTGGAAGTGACAATGGATTGGGAATGCGATTCAGGCAATCCAATGAATCATTACTTGTTTGCCCTCCCAAATGAAGGTGTTCTTCGTGAAAAAGTTTTTGACCCCTTTAGATCAACATCTCTCTCCCTGAGGTGGGTTTTGTCACTTCGACCCTCGCCTCCCCCAGCCGAGGATCATTCACAATCCTCCTCCATGAGAGGTGATGTTGTCCTGGATGGCGATGCCTATGGGACCATACGTAAGACGGAGAATGTTTCAATTGAGTCTCCAACCGTGGTTCTTGGTGCTCACGATTTAGCATGGTTACTTAAATTCTGGAGCATGAATTACGTTCCTCCGTATAAGTTGCGGACATTTTCACGGTGGCCACGTTTTGGAATTCAAAGAGTTGCCAGATCAGGCAATCTGTCATTCGACAAGGTGTTGACGGAGTTCATGTTCCGAATTGATGCAACTCCAACATGTATAAGGAATATGCCTCTGGATGATGATGATCCGGCTAAAGGACTGACATTTAAGATGACAAAGCTGAAATACGAACTCTGTTATAGTCGGGGTAAGCAAAAATAcacatttgaatgcaagcgTGATCCTCTTGATCTTGTTTACCAAGGTCTTGACCTTCACATGCCTAAAGCTTATCTAAACAAAGAAGATTGTATGACTGTTGCAAAAGTAATTCAAATGACTAGAAAACGTTCAAAGTCTGCTTCCATGGACAGAACTACAAGCGAAAAAGGTGGTTATGTGAGCGGGAGCAAAGAGAAGCATCGTGATGGTGGATTTCTGTTATCATCTGAGTATTTTACAATCAGACGGCAAGCACCGAAGGCTGACCCTGCAAGGTTATTAGCATGGCAAGAAGCTGGAAGAAGAAATCTTGAGATGACCTATGTTAGATCTGAGTTCGAAAACGGGAGTGAGAGTGATGAGCATACACGATCTGATCCTAGTGATGATGATGGTTATAATGTTGTAATAGCTGACAACTGTCAACGTATTTTTGTTTACGGCCTCAAGCTTTTGTGGACTATCGAAAATAGAGACGCTGTTTGGTCTTGGGTTGGTGGAATATCAAAGGCCTTTGAACCTCAAAAGCCCTCTCCTTCTCGGCAGTATGCACAGAGGAAGTTGCATGAGGACAATCAGGTAGTTGATGGACCTGAAATGGCTCAAGAAGATATGTCAAAGCCCTCTTCAGTCAATCAAGGTGCCAGTTCCCCTTCAAAAAATGCTGAGTTGTCAGGATCGCTTTTATCTCCTCCACACACGGCAAAGTTAGAAAACTCATCATCATCTAGTGCAGGCG CAAAGAATGGTAGCAATGATGATTTGGAGGAGGAGGGAACTCGACATTTCATGGTGAACATTATAGAGCCACAATTCAATCTTCACTCAGAAGATGCCAAT GGTAGATTTCTGCTTGCTGCTGTTAGTGGACGTGTTTTAGCCCGTTCGTTCCATTCAGTCCTTCATGTTGGCTATGAAATTATTGAACAAGCACTTGGTACTGGAGGTGTACATGTTCCAGAAAATCAACCCGAAATGACATGGAATCGCATGGAATTCTCTGTGATGTTGGAACATGTGCAGGCTCATGTTGCACCAACTGATGTTGACCCAGGAGCTGGACTGCAATGGCTTCCAAAAATCCGGAGGAGTTCTCCAAAAGTAAAGCGTACTGGTGCTTTACTTGAAAGAGTGTTTATGCCTTGTGATATGTACTTCCGATACACGAGGCACAAAGGCGGAACTACAGACCTGAAG ATGAAGCCTTTGAAAGAGCTCACCTTCAATTCCCGCAATATAACAGCAACAATGACATCTCGACAATTTCAGGTTATGCTTGATGTGTTGACTAATCTTCTTTTCGCTCGACTTCCGAA GCCTCGAAAAAGTTGTCTGTCTTATCCTGctgaagatgatgaagatgtAGAAGAGGAGGCAGATGAGGTGGTTCCTGATGGTGTTGAAGAGGTAGAACTTGCACGAATCAAACTCGAACACAAAGAGCGGGAGCAGAAGTTAGTTCTGGATGACATAAGGAAATTGTCTACGTATGTTGATTCTTCTGGAGACGTATGCCTGGAGAAGGAAGGCGATCTGTGGATGATAACTGGTGGACGGTCTGCATTG GTGTACAGGCTAAAGAAAGAGCTTGGGAAtgccaaaaaattaagaaaagctGCTTCTGCTTCATTAAGGATGGCTCTGCAGAAAGCTGCACAGCTACGACTtatggaaaaagagaaaaacaaaactccATCCTCTGCTATGCGTATTTCTATGCAAATGAACAAAGTGGTTTGGAGCATGCTTGCAGATGGTAAATCTTTTGCCGAAGCTGAGATAAATGACATG ATATATGATTTTGACAGGGACTATAAAGATTTTGGTGTTGCTCGGTTCACAACAAAGTATTTTGTTGTAAGAAATTGCCTGCCCAATGCCAAGTTTGACATGATTCTAGCACCATGGAATCCTCCTCCTGAATGGGGAAAGTATGCACTTGTCTCAGCCTATTTGCTGCACTTATTG AAAAGTGATGCTTCGAGTAGATGCAAAGCAGGGAGCTCCCAAGGATGGAAACTCTCCTATTGA